Below is a genomic region from Methanococcus maripaludis.
TACACCACAACACGGACCAAGTTGAACTTGTTGGAGGTTACGCATACCCTGAACTCGGCGGCGGATGCATGGTAAGCCCAATTTACATCTTGCTCTCAGGAAGAGCTACAATGGAAGTTTTAGATAAAGAAAGCGGAAAAATTATTAAATTACCGGTTAACACAACCGCAGTAAACGCTGCAAGAGATTACTTGAAAAAAGCTTTAAGAAACATGGATCTTGAAAAGGACGTTGTTGTTGACTGCAGAATAGGACAGGGCTCCGTTGACTTAGTTGAAGTATTTGACAGAAAAAGAAGCGAAATTCCTCACGCAAACGACACTTCATTTGGTGTAGGTCACGCTCCACTCAGTACGACTGAAAAAATCGTTTTAGAAACTGAAAAATTATTAAACAGCGATGCTTTAAAAGCAGAAATCCCTGCAGTTGGGGAAGACATCAAAGTTATGGGACTTAGAGAAGGCAAAAAAATCACTTTAACAATTGCTATGGCTGCTGTCGATAAATATGTAAACTCATGCGCAGATTACGTAAAAGTTAAGGAACTTGCGAAAGCAAAAGTTGAAGAAAACGCTAAAAAATACTTAGACGGTCACGAATTAGAAGTATGCATCAACACTGCAGATGATGATGAAGACTGTATCTTCTTAACTGTTACAGGAACTTCCGCAGAAATGGGTGACGATGGTTCCGTAGGAAGAGGTAACAGAGCAAACGGACTTATCACACCATTCAGACCAATGAGTATGGAAGCTACAAGCGGTAAAAACCCAATTAACCACATTGGAAAAATCTACAACATCCTCTCAAACATCATTGCAGAAGATGTTGCTAAAATCGAAGGAGTAAGGGAATGCCAGATCAGGATTTTGAGCCAGATCGGAAAACCAATTACTGAACCAAAAATCCTCGATATTGAAATGATTCCTGAAAATGGATTTGAATTAGAAGATTTAAGCCCTAAAGCTAAAGAAATTGCACAGAAATGGCTCGACAACATTACCGAAGTAACTGAAAGAATTGTAAGTGGAAACGTAACCACTTTCTAATTAAATTATTTTTTTTCATTCATGTAATTTTTAACTACATCGACTATCTCAGAGATATTTTCAATTTTTACCTGAGCAGTTTCAAGCGC
It encodes:
- a CDS encoding methionine adenosyltransferase — encoded protein: MANIVVKRLERTPIDETPVEIVERKGIGHPDSICDGVAESVSVALCKMYKEKMGVVLHHNTDQVELVGGYAYPELGGGCMVSPIYILLSGRATMEVLDKESGKIIKLPVNTTAVNAARDYLKKALRNMDLEKDVVVDCRIGQGSVDLVEVFDRKRSEIPHANDTSFGVGHAPLSTTEKIVLETEKLLNSDALKAEIPAVGEDIKVMGLREGKKITLTIAMAAVDKYVNSCADYVKVKELAKAKVEENAKKYLDGHELEVCINTADDDEDCIFLTVTGTSAEMGDDGSVGRGNRANGLITPFRPMSMEATSGKNPINHIGKIYNILSNIIAEDVAKIEGVRECQIRILSQIGKPITEPKILDIEMIPENGFELEDLSPKAKEIAQKWLDNITEVTERIVSGNVTTF